The following are from one region of the Haloactinomyces albus genome:
- a CDS encoding sulfite exporter TauE/SafE family protein translates to MVTWLAIPGAIGGFAGATALSSVAMAAGKTWMAALLLALGVYVLLRFSARAQPVRNRELTPAGRRWLLPLGAIAGFVDATGGGGWGPVTTSTLLSTGRMIPRRTIGSVNTSELVVSLGASAGFLLTLGGGALSGVVIGGLLIGGMLAAPLAAWLVRLLPSRLLGVGAGGLIILTNTQVLLDVAGLAGPVRAVLLAVAAVTWIVALGWVVRNAIVRRRPTPEQSAETAAETAGTAAETVSEEEVLSRSR, encoded by the coding sequence GTGGTCACCTGGCTGGCCATTCCGGGGGCGATCGGCGGGTTCGCCGGGGCGACGGCGCTCTCCTCGGTGGCCATGGCAGCAGGCAAGACGTGGATGGCCGCGTTACTGCTGGCGCTGGGGGTGTATGTGCTGCTGCGGTTCTCGGCACGAGCGCAGCCGGTACGCAACCGCGAACTCACCCCGGCGGGACGGCGCTGGCTGCTACCGCTGGGAGCGATCGCCGGATTCGTCGACGCCACCGGGGGTGGTGGTTGGGGACCGGTCACCACCTCGACACTGCTGAGTACCGGACGGATGATCCCGCGCCGCACCATCGGATCGGTGAACACCAGCGAGCTGGTGGTCTCCCTGGGAGCCAGTGCCGGATTCCTGCTGACACTCGGCGGTGGAGCGCTGTCGGGCGTGGTCATCGGGGGATTGCTGATCGGTGGCATGCTCGCCGCGCCCCTGGCGGCATGGCTGGTTCGACTCCTGCCGAGCCGGCTCCTCGGAGTCGGCGCCGGTGGACTCATCATCCTCACCAACACGCAGGTTCTGCTGGACGTGGCCGGGCTGGCCGGACCGGTTCGTGCCGTTCTGCTCGCGGTGGCCGCAGTGACCTGGATCGTGGCGCTGGGGTGGGTGGTGCGCAACGCCATCGTCCGGCGGCGGCCCACTCCCGAACAGAGCGCGGAGACGGCCGCGGAGACGGCTGGGACGGCTGCGGAGACGGTTTCGGAAGAAGAGGTGCTGTCCCGATCCCGCTGA
- a CDS encoding RrF2 family transcriptional regulator, which yields MRISAKVDYAVRALVEIARAESGHAVSAEDVAVAQRIPRNFLQAVLSDLRRAGVLSSRRGQAGGWVLARSAESISVADVIRATDGPLVSVHGLRPEAVSYDPSVAVLQEVWIAVRSSLREVLEDVTVAQLVAGQLPAEIAARTSETGVWESR from the coding sequence ATGCGGATTTCGGCCAAGGTGGACTACGCGGTGCGCGCACTCGTGGAGATCGCGCGCGCGGAATCGGGGCACGCGGTCAGCGCGGAGGACGTGGCTGTCGCGCAGCGGATTCCCCGCAACTTCCTGCAGGCGGTGCTGTCGGATCTGCGGCGTGCCGGTGTGCTCTCCAGCAGGCGAGGACAGGCGGGGGGTTGGGTGCTGGCCCGGTCCGCCGAGTCGATCTCGGTGGCGGACGTGATCCGGGCAACCGACGGACCGCTGGTCAGCGTGCACGGACTACGGCCGGAAGCGGTGTCCTACGACCCCTCGGTGGCGGTTCTGCAGGAAGTCTGGATCGCGGTGCGCAGCAGCCTGCGCGAGGTTCTCGAGGACGTGACCGTCGCACAGCTTGTTGCCGGGCAACTGCCCGCGGAGATCGCAGCACGCACCAGTGAGACCGGAGTGTGGGAATCCCGCTGA
- a CDS encoding glutamate synthase subunit beta, with amino-acid sequence MADPKGFLTTPRQTPQRRPVDIRISDWREVYHDFARDNLEKQAGRCMDCGIPFCHQGCPLGNLIPEWNDLVWREDWRSAIERLHATNNFPEFTGTLCPAPCEAACVLGINSDPVTIKQVEIEIIDRAWDEGWVQPQPPATLTGRRVAVVGSGPAGLAAAQQLTRAGHEVVVYERADRIGGLLRYGIPEFKMEKHRLDRRLGQMRSEGTEFRTGVNAGADLTAEQLRSEHDAVVLAGGSTKARELPIPGRELDGVHQAMEYLPPSNRVQEGDLAESPISAEGKHVVVIGGGDTGADCLGTAHRQGAASVTQLEIMPTPPSSRPDNQPWPTYPMLYRVSSAHEEGGERLFSVNTQEFLGDEQGRLRALRLVEVRQEEGRFVPVEGTEQEIPCELALLAMGFVGPEREGLIDDLGVDLDGRGNVVRDGSFMTTVDGVFTAGDMGRGQSLIVWAISEGRSAAAGVDRYLTGRDVLPSPIKPTDRPLN; translated from the coding sequence ATGGCTGACCCGAAGGGCTTTCTGACCACGCCGCGCCAGACGCCGCAGCGCCGGCCGGTGGACATCCGCATCAGCGACTGGCGGGAGGTCTATCACGACTTCGCCCGCGACAACCTGGAAAAGCAGGCGGGTCGCTGCATGGACTGCGGGATCCCGTTCTGCCACCAGGGTTGCCCACTGGGCAACCTCATCCCGGAGTGGAACGACCTGGTGTGGCGGGAGGACTGGCGGTCGGCCATCGAACGGCTGCACGCCACCAACAACTTCCCGGAGTTCACCGGCACGCTGTGCCCGGCGCCGTGCGAGGCCGCGTGCGTGCTGGGCATCAACTCGGACCCGGTGACCATCAAGCAGGTCGAGATCGAGATCATCGACCGTGCCTGGGACGAGGGCTGGGTGCAGCCGCAGCCGCCGGCCACGCTCACCGGCAGGCGGGTCGCCGTGGTCGGCTCGGGACCGGCCGGTCTGGCCGCCGCGCAGCAGTTGACCCGTGCCGGTCACGAGGTCGTGGTCTACGAGCGGGCCGACCGTATCGGCGGGCTCCTGCGCTACGGCATCCCCGAGTTCAAGATGGAAAAGCACCGGCTGGACCGGCGGCTCGGGCAGATGCGCTCGGAAGGCACCGAGTTCCGCACCGGCGTCAACGCCGGTGCCGATCTCACGGCCGAGCAACTGCGGTCGGAGCACGATGCCGTGGTGCTCGCCGGTGGCTCGACCAAGGCACGTGAACTGCCGATTCCCGGCCGGGAACTGGACGGCGTGCATCAGGCCATGGAGTACCTGCCCCCGTCCAACCGGGTGCAGGAAGGTGACCTGGCCGAGTCGCCGATCAGTGCCGAGGGCAAGCACGTGGTGGTCATCGGCGGTGGTGACACCGGCGCCGACTGCCTCGGCACCGCCCACCGGCAGGGTGCGGCGTCGGTGACGCAGCTGGAGATCATGCCCACGCCGCCGTCGTCGCGGCCCGACAATCAGCCGTGGCCGACCTACCCGATGCTCTACCGCGTCTCCTCGGCCCACGAGGAGGGTGGCGAGCGGCTGTTCTCGGTCAACACCCAGGAGTTCCTCGGCGACGAGCAGGGCAGGCTGCGCGCGCTGCGCCTGGTGGAGGTCCGCCAGGAGGAGGGCAGGTTCGTCCCGGTGGAAGGTACCGAGCAGGAGATCCCCTGTGAGCTGGCGTTGCTGGCGATGGGCTTCGTCGGTCCCGAACGCGAGGGACTGATCGACGATCTCGGTGTCGACCTCGACGGCCGGGGCAACGTGGTGCGCGATGGCTCCTTCATGACCACGGTGGACGGCGTGTTCACGGCCGGGGACATGGGCCGGGGTCAGTCGCTGATCGTCTGGGCCATCTCCGAGGGGCGCTCGGCCGCCGCCGGGGTGGACCGCTACCTGACCGGTCGGGACGTGCTGCCGTCACCGATCAAGCCCACCGATCGTCCCCTGAACTGA
- the gltB gene encoding glutamate synthase large subunit, producing the protein MRNQAQRGAEPQGLYDPANDHDACGVAFVADMAGRRDRSIVDKALAALRNLEHRGAQGADPDTGDGVGILTQIPDEFLREVVPFEIPEPGTYAVGNGFLPTEDAAYEDAVATLERLAGEEGLRVLGWRELPTDPACAGQTAREVMPRFRQLFLAEAETGATGREGGEDAVMRLERRAFCVRKRAEHEADVYFPSLSARTLVYKGMLTESQLDAFFLDLTDERFVSAIGLVHSRFSTNTFPSWPLAHPYRYIAHNGEINTMRGNRNWMRTRESMLDTDLIPGDLQRLYPIATPEASDSASLDEVLELLHLGGRSLPHSVLMMIPEAWENHAEMDPQRRAFYEFHNNLMEPWDGPALVSFTDGTRIGAVLDRNGLRPGRYWVTDDGLVVLASETGVLDIDPARVTRKGRLQPGRMFLVDTEQGRILDDEEIKGELAAENPYRQWLDEGLLHLDDLPEREREVPSHASLVHRQQLFGYTEEELGVLLKPMAATGAEPVGSMGNDVPLAALSERPRQLFDYFTQLFAQVTNPPLDSIREELVTSLTTHVGPEHNLLATDPAACHQLVLPFPVLDNDELAKIVHIDDDGDRPDLRSVTIHMVYRASEGGAGLRARLDEICREVSEAVADGARIIVLSDRGADAEYAAIPSLMVTGAVHHHLVREKSRTQVGLVVEAGDVREVHHIALLVGYGAAAVNPYLAMAGVEDLVQRGLLPGMEAKQATDNLIKALGKGLRKTMSKMGVSTVASYTGAQIFEAIGLGADVVERCFAGTTSRLGGADFETLAQEVNERHRKTFPVDGIKADHRELNVGGEYQWRREGDPHLFNPHTVFKLQHSTRSGQYEVFKEYTRHVDEQSENLMTMRGLLGFREGAREPVPIEEVEPVSEIVKRFATGGISYGSISQEMHEVLAVAMNRLGGKSNTGEGGEDADRFTVDANGDWRRSAIKQAASGRFGVTSEYLVNSDDIQIKMAQGAKPGEGGQLPGHKVYPWIAGTRHSTPGVGLISPPPHHDIYSIEDIAQLIYDLKNANPRARVHVKLVSEVGVGTVAAGVSKAHADVVLISGHDGGTGASPLSSIKHAGAPWELGLAETQQTLLANNLRDRIVVQTDGQLKTGRDVMIAALLGAEEFGFATAPLVVSGCVMMRVCHLDTCPVGVATQNPELRAKFDGRADYIVNFFEFIAQEVREHLAALGFRSIAEAVGHADMLDTDSAARHWKTQGLDFSPILHVPELPPEASRHCTTAQDHGLEKALDNTLIQLCEGALADATPVRLEMPVRNVNRTVGTMLGSEVTRQWGGEGLPDDTIDVTFTGSAGQSFGAFVPRGITLRLLGDANDYVGKGLSGGRIVVRPESTASFAAEHNVIAGNVLLYGATGGEMFVRGVVGERFAVRNSGAVAVVEGVGDHGCEYMTGGRVIVLGSTGRNFAAGMSGGVAYVLDLHEQRVNHDMVDLDPLDDEDRRFLAEQVRKHHDETGSTVAGALLADWDAALRRFGKVMPKDFKRVLTAKADAERDGRDVNEAIMEAAHG; encoded by the coding sequence GTGAGAAATCAGGCGCAACGCGGCGCCGAGCCCCAGGGTCTGTACGACCCCGCGAACGATCACGACGCCTGTGGTGTCGCTTTCGTCGCCGATATGGCGGGTCGTCGCGATCGCTCGATCGTCGACAAGGCACTTGCCGCACTGCGCAACCTGGAACACCGAGGCGCCCAGGGAGCCGATCCGGACACCGGTGACGGGGTCGGCATTCTGACGCAGATTCCGGATGAATTCCTGCGTGAAGTGGTTCCGTTCGAAATTCCCGAACCGGGAACCTACGCGGTGGGTAACGGATTTTTGCCCACCGAGGACGCCGCGTACGAGGACGCGGTGGCCACACTCGAACGACTTGCCGGTGAAGAAGGACTCCGCGTGCTCGGTTGGCGTGAACTGCCGACCGACCCCGCCTGTGCGGGACAGACCGCGCGCGAGGTCATGCCGCGGTTCCGCCAGCTCTTCCTGGCCGAAGCCGAAACCGGCGCGACCGGCCGGGAAGGCGGCGAGGACGCGGTGATGCGGCTTGAGCGCCGCGCCTTCTGCGTGCGCAAGCGTGCCGAGCACGAGGCCGACGTGTATTTCCCGAGCCTGTCGGCGCGCACGTTGGTCTACAAGGGGATGCTGACCGAGTCGCAGCTCGATGCGTTCTTCCTCGATCTCACCGACGAGCGGTTCGTCAGTGCGATCGGTTTGGTGCACTCGCGGTTTTCCACCAACACCTTCCCGTCGTGGCCGCTGGCGCATCCGTACCGCTACATCGCCCACAACGGCGAGATCAACACGATGCGCGGTAACCGCAACTGGATGCGCACCCGCGAGAGCATGCTCGACACCGACCTGATCCCGGGGGACCTGCAGCGGCTCTACCCGATCGCCACCCCGGAGGCCAGCGACTCGGCCTCCCTCGACGAGGTGCTGGAGCTGCTGCATCTCGGTGGGCGGTCGCTGCCGCACTCGGTGTTGATGATGATCCCGGAGGCGTGGGAGAACCACGCCGAGATGGATCCGCAGCGCCGGGCGTTCTACGAGTTCCACAACAACCTGATGGAACCGTGGGACGGTCCGGCTCTGGTGTCGTTCACCGACGGCACCCGGATCGGTGCCGTGCTGGACCGCAACGGTCTGCGCCCCGGCCGCTACTGGGTCACCGACGACGGTCTCGTGGTGTTGGCGAGCGAGACCGGGGTCCTGGACATCGACCCCGCGCGGGTGACGCGCAAGGGCAGGTTGCAGCCGGGCCGGATGTTCCTGGTCGACACCGAGCAGGGCCGCATCCTCGACGACGAGGAGATCAAGGGGGAACTCGCCGCCGAGAACCCGTACCGCCAGTGGCTGGACGAGGGCCTGCTGCACCTGGACGACCTGCCGGAACGCGAGCGGGAAGTTCCCTCGCACGCCTCGCTGGTGCACCGTCAGCAGCTGTTCGGCTACACCGAGGAGGAGCTCGGTGTCCTGCTCAAGCCGATGGCGGCCACGGGCGCCGAGCCGGTCGGCTCGATGGGCAACGACGTGCCGCTGGCGGCGCTGTCGGAACGTCCCCGCCAGCTGTTCGACTACTTCACCCAGCTGTTCGCGCAGGTGACCAATCCGCCGTTGGACTCGATCCGCGAGGAACTGGTGACCTCGCTGACCACGCACGTCGGTCCCGAGCACAACCTGCTGGCCACCGACCCGGCCGCGTGCCACCAGCTGGTCCTGCCGTTCCCGGTGCTCGACAACGACGAGCTCGCCAAGATCGTGCACATCGACGACGACGGCGACCGTCCCGACCTGCGGTCGGTGACCATCCACATGGTCTACCGGGCCTCCGAGGGCGGCGCCGGGCTGCGTGCGCGACTGGACGAGATCTGCCGCGAGGTCTCCGAGGCCGTGGCCGACGGCGCACGGATCATCGTGCTCTCCGACCGGGGAGCCGACGCCGAATACGCGGCGATCCCGTCGCTCATGGTGACCGGAGCCGTGCATCACCACCTGGTGCGGGAGAAGAGCCGTACCCAGGTGGGGCTGGTCGTGGAGGCCGGTGACGTCCGCGAGGTGCACCACATCGCCCTGCTGGTCGGCTACGGTGCCGCCGCGGTCAACCCGTATCTGGCGATGGCCGGTGTCGAAGACCTCGTCCAGCGCGGCCTGCTGCCGGGGATGGAGGCCAAGCAGGCCACCGACAACCTCATCAAGGCGCTCGGCAAGGGCTTGCGCAAGACGATGTCCAAGATGGGCGTGTCCACGGTCGCCTCCTACACCGGCGCGCAGATCTTCGAGGCGATCGGGCTCGGTGCCGACGTCGTCGAGCGCTGCTTCGCGGGGACGACCTCCCGCCTCGGTGGTGCGGACTTCGAGACCCTGGCTCAGGAGGTCAACGAGCGTCACCGCAAAACCTTCCCGGTCGACGGCATCAAGGCCGACCACCGGGAGCTCAACGTCGGCGGTGAGTACCAGTGGCGCCGCGAGGGCGACCCGCACCTGTTCAACCCGCACACGGTGTTCAAGCTGCAGCATTCCACCCGCAGCGGGCAGTACGAGGTGTTCAAGGAGTACACCCGCCACGTCGACGAGCAGTCCGAGAACCTGATGACCATGCGCGGGCTGCTCGGCTTCCGCGAGGGTGCTCGGGAGCCGGTCCCGATCGAGGAGGTCGAGCCCGTCTCCGAGATCGTCAAGCGGTTCGCCACCGGTGGCATCTCCTACGGATCGATCTCCCAGGAGATGCACGAGGTCCTGGCCGTGGCCATGAACCGGCTGGGCGGCAAGTCCAACACCGGTGAGGGCGGCGAGGACGCCGACCGGTTCACCGTGGACGCCAACGGTGACTGGCGGCGCTCGGCGATCAAGCAGGCTGCCAGCGGGCGGTTCGGCGTGACCAGCGAGTACCTGGTCAACTCCGACGACATCCAGATCAAGATGGCCCAGGGGGCCAAGCCGGGCGAAGGTGGCCAGCTTCCCGGTCACAAGGTCTACCCGTGGATCGCCGGAACCCGGCACTCCACTCCCGGTGTCGGCCTGATCTCGCCCCCTCCGCACCACGACATCTACTCCATCGAGGACATCGCCCAGCTCATCTACGACCTGAAGAACGCCAACCCCCGGGCGCGGGTCCACGTGAAGCTGGTCTCCGAGGTCGGTGTGGGCACGGTCGCGGCGGGTGTGAGCAAGGCTCACGCCGATGTCGTGCTGATCTCCGGGCACGACGGTGGCACGGGGGCTTCCCCCCTGTCGTCGATCAAGCACGCGGGTGCGCCCTGGGAGCTGGGCTTGGCCGAGACGCAGCAGACGCTGCTGGCCAATAACCTGCGGGACCGCATCGTGGTGCAGACCGACGGTCAGCTCAAGACCGGTCGCGACGTCATGATCGCCGCGCTGCTGGGTGCCGAGGAATTCGGCTTCGCCACCGCACCGCTGGTGGTCTCCGGCTGCGTGATGATGCGCGTGTGCCACCTGGACACCTGCCCGGTCGGTGTGGCCACCCAGAATCCCGAATTGCGGGCGAAGTTCGACGGCCGGGCCGACTACATCGTGAACTTCTTCGAGTTCATCGCCCAGGAGGTTCGCGAGCACCTGGCCGCGCTCGGTTTCCGGTCCATCGCCGAGGCCGTCGGCCACGCCGACATGCTCGACACCGACTCCGCCGCACGGCACTGGAAGACGCAGGGGCTGGACTTCTCGCCGATCCTGCACGTGCCGGAGCTCCCTCCGGAGGCCTCGCGCCACTGCACCACCGCCCAGGACCACGGGTTGGAAAAGGCGCTGGACAACACGCTGATCCAGCTCTGCGAGGGGGCGCTGGCCGATGCCACGCCGGTGCGCCTGGAGATGCCGGTGCGCAACGTCAACCGCACCGTGGGCACCATGCTCGGCTCCGAGGTGACCCGCCAGTGGGGCGGCGAGGGGTTGCCCGACGACACCATCGACGTGACCTTCACCGGCTCGGCGGGCCAGTCGTTCGGTGCTTTCGTGCCCCGTGGCATCACCCTGCGGCTCCTCGGCGACGCCAACGACTACGTCGGCAAGGGGCTGTCCGGGGGACGCATCGTGGTGCGTCCCGAGTCGACGGCCTCCTTCGCCGCCGAGCACAACGTGATCGCGGGCAACGTGCTGCTGTACGGCGCCACGGGCGGCGAGATGTTCGTGCGCGGCGTCGTGGGCGAACGGTTCGCCGTGCGCAACTCCGGTGCCGTCGCCGTCGTCGAGGGCGTGGGCGACCACGGCTGCGAGTACATGACCGGAGGCCGGGTGATCGTGCTGGGCAGCACCGGGCGGAATTTCGCCGCGGGCATGTCCGGCGGTGTGGCCTACGTCCTGGACCTGCACGAGCAGCGGGTCAACCACGACATGGTCGACCTGGACCCGTTGGACGACGAGGACCGGCGGTTCCTGGCCGAGCAAGTGCGCAAGCACCACGACGAGACGGGATCGACCGTGGCCGGCGCACTGCTGGCCGACTGGGACGCCGCGCTGCGGCGTTTCGGCAAGGTCATGCCGAAGGACTTCAAGCGCGTGCTCACCGCGAAGGCCGATGCCGAGCGCGACGGGCGCGACGTCAACGAGGCGATCATGGAGGCCGCTCATGGCTGA
- a CDS encoding ribonuclease Z, which translates to MSVRELVVLGTASQVPTRGRNHNGYLLRWDGEGLLFDPGEGTQRQMLRAGVSAGDITRICLTHFHGDHCLGVPGVVQRLSTDRVTHPVYAHYPASGEHFFKRLRHASAFHETTELHEEPVAAEGRVVSGPFGELQARRLDHRIESFGYRLVEPDGRRMVPELLARFGIGGPRVGLLQRTGTLDVDGHTVHLEQVSEPRRGQRAAFIMDTRLCDAVYDLADGADLLVIEATYLDEDAALATEHFHLTAAQAGRVAAECGVRLLVLTHFSQRYSQVERFREEAAEQFDGEIVLAEDLVRVPVPRRR; encoded by the coding sequence GTGTCGGTTCGGGAACTGGTCGTGCTGGGTACCGCGAGCCAGGTGCCCACACGCGGGCGCAATCACAACGGATACCTGCTGCGCTGGGACGGGGAAGGACTGCTGTTCGACCCGGGAGAAGGAACACAGCGGCAGATGCTGCGAGCCGGGGTGTCCGCCGGCGACATCACCCGGATCTGCCTCACCCACTTTCACGGTGACCACTGCCTCGGAGTTCCGGGAGTCGTGCAGCGGCTCTCGACGGACCGGGTCACCCATCCGGTGTACGCCCACTATCCGGCTTCGGGCGAGCACTTCTTCAAGCGGTTGCGCCACGCCAGTGCCTTCCACGAGACCACCGAACTTCACGAGGAACCGGTCGCCGCCGAGGGACGGGTCGTCTCCGGACCGTTCGGGGAATTGCAGGCCCGGCGGCTCGATCACCGGATCGAATCCTTCGGGTACCGGCTGGTCGAGCCGGACGGTAGGCGGATGGTGCCCGAACTGCTGGCCCGGTTCGGCATCGGCGGGCCGCGGGTCGGCCTGCTCCAGCGCACCGGCACGCTCGACGTCGACGGGCACACCGTGCACCTGGAACAGGTCAGCGAGCCACGCCGGGGCCAGCGTGCCGCCTTCATCATGGACACCCGCCTGTGTGACGCGGTGTACGACCTCGCCGACGGCGCCGACCTGCTGGTGATCGAAGCGACCTATCTCGACGAGGACGCCGCGCTCGCCACCGAGCACTTCCACCTCACCGCCGCGCAGGCGGGTCGGGTGGCCGCCGAGTGCGGCGTGCGACTGCTCGTGCTCACCCACTTCTCCCAGCGGTATTCCCAGGTGGAGCGCTTCCGCGAGGAGGCCGCCGAGCAGTTCGACGGTGAGATCGTCCTCGCCGAGGACCTCGTGCGAGTGCCGGTGCCCCGGCGGCGCTGA
- a CDS encoding mycothiol-dependent nitroreductase Rv2466c family protein: MSAAELEFHFDPVCPFCWVTSRWVCEVARQRPLQVTWRPLALRILNEPIGYENRPAEYPDAHQRGLEMLRVVDAARETYGSAPLGELYTAMGQAVWDRPAPQETTFEAVLSETARGRDLAPILSRVGMSEQLAEAADDTGRDATLRAETRQAVERAGGGVGTPILSFAPPDGPAFFGPVIDTSPEGDEALRLWDAVTTLAHWPAFAKLKRGLRSFPRTPLSSHLAGESTRVR; this comes from the coding sequence ATGAGTGCCGCCGAGCTGGAGTTCCACTTCGATCCCGTCTGCCCGTTCTGCTGGGTGACCTCCCGGTGGGTGTGCGAGGTGGCGCGGCAGCGTCCCCTGCAGGTCACCTGGCGGCCGCTGGCACTGCGCATCCTCAACGAGCCGATCGGCTACGAGAATCGCCCGGCCGAGTATCCCGACGCCCACCAGCGCGGGCTGGAGATGCTGCGCGTGGTGGACGCGGCCCGGGAGACCTACGGCAGCGCACCTCTCGGTGAGCTGTACACGGCGATGGGCCAAGCCGTGTGGGATCGGCCCGCACCGCAGGAAACCACGTTCGAGGCCGTGCTGTCGGAAACCGCCCGAGGTCGCGATCTGGCACCCATCCTGTCCCGTGTCGGCATGAGTGAACAACTCGCCGAGGCCGCCGATGACACCGGCCGGGACGCGACGTTGCGGGCCGAAACCCGGCAGGCCGTGGAACGCGCAGGCGGCGGAGTGGGCACCCCGATCCTGTCCTTCGCTCCGCCCGACGGCCCCGCTTTCTTCGGACCCGTCATCGACACGTCACCGGAAGGCGACGAGGCACTGCGGCTGTGGGATGCGGTCACCACCCTGGCCCACTGGCCGGCCTTCGCCAAGCTCAAACGAGGTCTCCGGTCGTTTCCGCGCACTCCGCTCAGCTCCCACCTGGCAGGCGAATCCACTCGGGTGCGGTGA
- a CDS encoding glycoside hydrolase family 15 protein: MAAAPDFRPEVLREYALLADGERGALIGPRGDIVWMCAPRWDSDAVFSTLIGGAGAYAVSPADPWYVWGGYYEEATLIWHSRWMTSSGAIECREALAFPGDPHTAVVLRRVQAVDGPAEVRVLLDPRGGFGRQSLSRLSCDDGVWTGRVGPLYLRWSGAGTAREDGGVLTCTLTVPDSSYHDLVLELSDRPLSPHPMTAPQAWEATEHHWRRSVPELGATIGRRDAQHAYAVLRGLTSTSGGMVAAVTTSLPERAEAGRNYDYRYTWIRDQCYAAQAVAADGPHPLLDDAVAFIAERVLDDGPSLRPAYTVTGGQVPDMHKLPHVRGYPGGGNRAGNGINDQFQLDAFGEALLLFAAAARHDRLGTEHWRAVETTVDAIGKRRDEPDTGVWELDAEHWAHSRLICAAGLRAVAKAGATTAQAASWTALADAIVAETTRDCLHPSGRWQRSPSDTEVDAALLLPALRGAVPADDPRSVATLDAVREELTQDGYVYRFRHDQRPLYEAEGAFLLCGFFTALATHQQGWEIEARAWFERNRAACGPAGLYSEEYDVNQRQLRGNIPQAFVHALMLEAACRLARPGTS, encoded by the coding sequence ATGGCCGCCGCACCTGATTTCCGCCCGGAGGTCCTGCGGGAGTACGCGTTGCTCGCCGACGGGGAACGAGGCGCGCTGATCGGCCCGCGCGGTGACATCGTCTGGATGTGTGCCCCGCGCTGGGACTCCGACGCGGTGTTCTCCACCCTGATCGGAGGTGCAGGCGCCTACGCGGTCAGCCCGGCCGACCCCTGGTACGTCTGGGGCGGCTACTACGAGGAGGCAACGCTGATCTGGCACTCCCGGTGGATGACCTCCTCCGGGGCGATCGAGTGCCGGGAGGCCCTGGCGTTTCCCGGTGATCCGCACACCGCCGTCGTCCTGCGCCGCGTGCAGGCCGTCGACGGTCCGGCCGAGGTGCGGGTGCTGCTCGACCCGCGAGGTGGCTTCGGGCGTCAGTCGCTGAGCCGACTGTCCTGCGACGACGGCGTCTGGACCGGCAGGGTCGGCCCGCTGTATCTACGGTGGTCGGGCGCGGGGACCGCCAGGGAGGACGGCGGTGTCCTCACGTGCACGCTGACCGTCCCGGACAGCTCGTATCACGATCTGGTGCTGGAGCTCTCCGACCGGCCTCTGTCGCCGCATCCGATGACTGCACCGCAAGCCTGGGAAGCCACCGAGCATCACTGGCGACGCAGCGTGCCCGAACTGGGAGCGACGATCGGCAGACGGGACGCGCAGCACGCCTACGCCGTACTGCGCGGATTGACCAGTACCAGCGGCGGGATGGTCGCCGCCGTGACCACCTCACTTCCCGAACGAGCCGAGGCAGGCCGCAACTACGACTACCGATACACCTGGATCCGCGATCAGTGCTATGCGGCTCAGGCCGTGGCCGCCGATGGCCCCCACCCGTTGCTCGACGATGCCGTGGCTTTCATCGCCGAACGGGTCCTCGACGACGGGCCGTCGTTGCGCCCGGCCTACACGGTGACCGGAGGTCAGGTGCCCGACATGCACAAGCTGCCGCACGTGCGCGGCTATCCGGGTGGTGGCAACCGAGCAGGCAACGGGATCAACGACCAGTTCCAGCTCGACGCGTTCGGGGAAGCGCTGCTGCTGTTCGCCGCCGCAGCACGCCACGACCGGCTCGGCACCGAGCACTGGCGAGCCGTGGAAACCACGGTGGATGCGATCGGGAAACGCCGGGATGAACCCGACACCGGAGTGTGGGAACTCGATGCCGAGCACTGGGCGCACTCTCGGTTGATCTGTGCCGCCGGGCTGCGTGCCGTCGCCAAAGCCGGTGCGACCACGGCCCAGGCCGCATCGTGGACCGCACTGGCCGATGCCATCGTCGCCGAGACCACGCGGGATTGCCTGCACCCCTCCGGACGCTGGCAACGCAGCCCGAGTGATACCGAAGTCGACGCCGCGCTCCTGCTACCCGCCCTCCGCGGAGCCGTGCCCGCCGACGATCCCCGCAGCGTGGCCACGCTCGACGCCGTACGCGAGGAGCTGACCCAGGACGGTTACGTCTACCGGTTCCGGCACGACCAGCGCCCGCTGTACGAGGCCGAGGGGGCCTTCCTGCTCTGCGGATTCTTCACCGCACTGGCCACCCACCAGCAGGGCTGGGAAATCGAGGCCAGAGCGTGGTTCGAACGCAACCGGGCTGCCTGCGGCCCCGCAGGCCTGTACTCCGAGGAATACGACGTCAACCAGCGTCAGCTGCGGGGAAACATTCCACAGGCGTTCGTGCACGCGCTCATGCTCGAAGCGGCATGCCGACTCGCCCGCCCGGGAACATCCTGA